The sequence GAACTCGGGGAATTCCTCACGCATGCGATGCGCCGCCCACCCTGTGACGGACTGGCCACCGACGCCGCCGTAGATGGACTCATGAATCGCCGCGTACAACGGCCCGGCCTGGAAGCTCACCCTCTGCCCCACGTCCAGAAGAAAGTCCGAACGCAGGCGCTTCTCCCCGCCCACGGTCCGGAAAGGATCCTCCAGCAGGTAGCCCAGCGCATCGAACCCGGCACCACGGCCCAGCTCAATGCCGATGGTGCGGAAACGGCGGGAGGACAGACGCTCGCCCGTGGGCAAGAACTCCTCGGAGTTATCCAGGTGATGGATGATCTCCTCGATGCGCTCCTGCGCCCACGGGAACTGCGCAGTAAAACGGTCGTGGCGCACCTTGAGCTTAGAAAACGTCGTGCGGTAGAGCTCGTCCGCGCCCTTGGTGAGGGTGGGAAGGCCACCGGTGAGGAAGGCCCGGCCGATAGACTCCGGGAACATCGAAGCATAGGCCGTGATGATGAAGCCTCCGAAGGACTGGCCGAAGAGATCCCAGCGCTCCTCCCCGAGGTGCTCGCGGAGACGTTCAGCATCACGCACGATGTTGTCCTGGCGCAGTTGGGCCAAGCGTGTGGCGGTGCGGTCCTCAGCAGGACTCAACTCATCAATCCGGTGGCTGCGTCCAGTACCGCGCTGGTCCATGAGGATCCAGCGGTAGCGCTCAAGGCCCTTCCCGATGAGCCCGGTGGCACCCGTTGGCCGCGGAGACGGGAAACCCGGCCCTCCCTGGTTATAGAGCAGTGCCGGGTAATGCTCACCGCCCGGCGGGACAATCTCGCGAGCATAGAGCTCGAAGGAACCCGCAGTGGGGTCCGTGTAGTCCCATGGGACGATGAGGGTGTGTTCCTTGATGGTGTGGCCGAAGCGTTTCATGCTTCTAGTAGACCACGAAACCCTCCTCGCGGAATGCATCGCGGATCTTCTCGACGTCTTCCGGTTTCGGCGGCTTGGTGTCCTCGAGTGTGTATGGGTAACCCAGCTCGCGCCACTTGTCCGCGCCCATGTTGTGGAAAGGCAGGACCTCGACGCGCTCGACGTTGCTCTTCCACCGGGAGACAATCTTGACCACGTTGGCCACGTTCTCCGGGGAATCAGTCAAGTCGGGCACCACCACGAAACGGATCCACACTGGCTTGCCAATGGCATTGAGGCGGTCACCGAAGTCGATGGTCGGCTGCAGCTCGCGGCGAGTGACCTCTTTATAGGTCTCCTCGTCACCCGCCTTCACATCCAAAAGCACCAGATCGATGTTGTCCATGTCCTCATCGCGCACACGTGAGCCTAGGTATCCCGACGTGTCAATCGTCGTGTGAATACCGGCGTCATGGACCTCTTTGAGCAGGCGCCGGGTGAAAGCGATTTGGAACAGCGCCTCGCCACCCGACAAAGTCAGTCCGCCGCCGGAGGCATTGAAGACAGGCTTATAACGCTTAATGCGCTTCACCACATCGTCGATGCGCTCCAGGGTGCCGACCTTCATCTCCATCGTGTCCGGGTTGTGGCAGTACTGGCAGCGCAGCGGGCAGCCCGACATGAACATGGTCATGCGGGTTCCAGGGCCGTCAACGGCGGTCACCAACTCCCAGGAGTGGACGAGGGCGATGTCGCCAGAGCGGCGTGCCTGCATCAACTCTGGGCGGGTGATGTCGTCGAGGTTATTATCTGTGCCCAAACCGGCGGCGGCGCCGCGCACCTTGTCTCCCTCTTCAGGGGAAAGGTGGACGACGCCGGTAATGCCATCTGCCATTTAGGAGCCCTGGTGGAAGGTACGGGAGATGACGTCGAGCTGCTGCTCGCGAGTCAGCTTGACGAAGTTGACTGCGTAGCCGGATACGCGAACGGTGAGGTTCGGGTACTTCTCCGGGTGCTCAACGGCGTCCTCCAGGGTGGACTTGTCCAGCACGTTGATGTTGGCGTGGTAGAGGCCCGAGTCCATGTTGTTGGCGCTGCGGTTGGCCTTCATGGTGGCGAGGCGCTCGTCGAAAGTTGGGGTAGCCATGATGTGTTCTCCTTTGGGAAGTGGTGTGAAAAAGGTTTACTTGGAATCCATGATGAAGCCGGCGTCGAGGACACCCACCAGGTTGGTGATGCGCTCCTCAGGCGTGCGGCCCAGACCGGACGGGGTGATGGTGTTCGTCAGCGAGATGCCGTCGAGCGCATCCTTGTAGTCCAGCTTGCCCACGGACAGCATGGACGCAACCATGCCGTGGTTGTCTGCACCGTTCTCCGGGTTTGCGCCCGGGGCGAACGGAGTACCTGCCTGGTGGCCAGACGGGAAGGAACCGGTGGCCTTGCCGTAGACCACGTTGGAGGTAATGGTCAGCACGGACTGGGTCGGGATGGCGTTGCGGTACATCGGGATGGCCTTAATCTTTGCCATCACCGTGTGGACGATGGTGGCGGCGATGTCATCAGCGCGGTCATCGTCGTTTCCGTAGAACGGGAAGTCACCTTCCGTCTTGTAGTCCACGATAAGTCCGGTCTCATCACGGACCGGGTATACCTTGGCGTACTTGATGGCGGAGAGGGAGTCAGCCACGATGGACAGACCGGCGATACCGCAGCCCATGGAGCGCACGATGTCAGAATCGTGCAGCGCCATCTCGACAGCCTCGTAGGCGTACTTGTCGTGGCAGTAGTGGATGATGTTGAGGGCCTCGACGTAGGTTCCGACAACCCAGTCCAGCATCTCCTCGTACTTCTGCCAGACCTCATCGAAGTCGAGCGGGCCATCACCCTGGATAGCCTCGTAGCCATCTACAACCTGCTTGCCGCTGACCTCATCGCGGCCACCGTTGATGGCGTAGAGCAGGGCCTTGGCGGCGTTCACGCGAGCGCCGAAGAACTGCATTTGCTTACCGACGGCCATCGGGGACACGCAGCACGCAATCGCCGCGTCGTCGCCCCACTGCTCACGAATCTGCTTATCAGACTCGTACTGGATGGACGAGGTCTCAATGGAAATGTGGGCACAGAATTCCTTGTAGCCCTCCGGAAGCTGCGGATCCCAGAAGATGGTGATGTTCGGCTCCGGGGACGGGCCAAGGTTGACCAAAGTCTGCAGGAGACGGAAGGAGGTCTTGGTGACCATGTGGCGGCCATCGCTGCCGAAGCCAGCATCGGTCCAGGTTGCCCAGTATGGGTCGCCGGAGAAGATCTGGTCGTAGTCCTCGGTACGCAGGAAGCGCACGATGCGCAGCTTGAGCACCAGCTGGTCGATGATCTCCTGGGCATCTTCCTCAGTAATGATGCCAGCGGCAAGGTCACGCTCGAAGTAAACGTCGAAGAAGGCGGAGAGGCGGCCGATGGACATCGCGGCGCCGTCCTGGGACTTGATGGAAGCCAGGTAGCCAAAGTAGGTCCACTGCACTGCCTCGTGAGCGGTCTTCGCCGGCTTGGAGATGTCAAAGCCATAGGACTCAGCCATCTTCTTGAGCTTCTTCAGGGCCTTGATCTGCTCGGAGTGCTCCTCACGGTAGCGAGCCCAGTGCTCGGAGAATCCAACATCGCCCACTGCATGCTTGGATGCTTCCTTCTCAGCGATGAGGTAGTCCACACCGTAGAGGGCCACACGGCGGTAGTCACCAATAATGCGGCCGCGGCCATAAGCATCCGGCAGACCAGTGATGATGTGGGAGGAACGAGCAGCGCGGATGCGTGGGGTGTAAATATCGAAGACGGCGTCGTTGTGAGTCTTGCGGTAGCGGGTGAAGATCTTCTCCACATCCGGGTCGACTTCCTTGCCAGCCTCGAAAATGGCCTGCTTGACCATGCGCCAGCCGCCGTACGGCATCATGGCGCGCTTGAGCGGGCTATCAGTCTGCAGACCGACGATGACGTTGTCATCCTCACAGATGTAGCCAGCTGGGAAGGCATCGATGTCCGTCGGGGTATGGGTGTCCACGTCGAAGATGCGCTTCTGACGCTCAACGGACAGGTAATTTTCCTCCAGATGGTCCCAGACGCGCTTGGTCTTCTCGGTCGGACCGGCGAGGAAGGAAGCATCTCCGTCGTACGGGGTGTAGTTGCGCTGGATGAAGTCGCGGACATCGATTCCCTCGGTCCACGGGCCTTCTTCAAAGCCCTTCCAACCCTCAAACTGCACGGATTGCTCAGTTGCGGTGGTCACTATAATGACTCCCTTCGTAGTTCACACGACGTGTTGAAATCTGTCGCAGAAGGGCTACGGGTGACGCCAGCTCACGGGTAAATCGATCAACACGTTCGTCACCGAACCCCTCTCTGTAGCCCATAGTAGGGGCAAAGCCGGGATAGCTCATATCTCGCTTTTTATGTTCCAGATCACTAACGCTTGTCGTTTCGAGCACCCCACTGGTCATCGCTGTCAAAAGAAACGACCGTACTATTTGCACCGGGGGTAAATCACCCCCTGACGTGGCGTTTAACACACGTTTCTGGCTCGATCTTGGTGCGTGTCTGTGCCGCGCTCTATTGTTATGCGCAGTATCTTCATCTCGCCCTCCCCCAAGGAGATCCCTAGCGTGTCCGACACCGCCGCCACCGCCAGCCCAACCACTGTTCCAGTGCATCCCGTGGATGCCGTTCCACCGGCTCCCAAGCTGGCCGCGCTCGGCCTCCAGCACGTCCTAGCCTTCTACGCCGGCGCTGTCATTGTGCCGCTGCTCATCGCCGGCTCCCTCGGCCTGGAT is a genomic window of Corynebacterium singulare containing:
- the pflA gene encoding pyruvate formate-lyase-activating protein, which encodes MADGITGVVHLSPEEGDKVRGAAAGLGTDNNLDDITRPELMQARRSGDIALVHSWELVTAVDGPGTRMTMFMSGCPLRCQYCHNPDTMEMKVGTLERIDDVVKRIKRYKPVFNASGGGLTLSGGEALFQIAFTRRLLKEVHDAGIHTTIDTSGYLGSRVRDEDMDNIDLVLLDVKAGDEETYKEVTRRELQPTIDFGDRLNAIGKPVWIRFVVVPDLTDSPENVANVVKIVSRWKSNVERVEVLPFHNMGADKWRELGYPYTLEDTKPPKPEDVEKIRDAFREEGFVVY
- a CDS encoding alpha/beta fold hydrolase, encoding MKRFGHTIKEHTLIVPWDYTDPTAGSFELYAREIVPPGGEHYPALLYNQGGPGFPSPRPTGATGLIGKGLERYRWILMDQRGTGRSHRIDELSPAEDRTATRLAQLRQDNIVRDAERLREHLGEERWDLFGQSFGGFIITAYASMFPESIGRAFLTGGLPTLTKGADELYRTTFSKLKVRHDRFTAQFPWAQERIEEIIHHLDNSEEFLPTGERLSSRRFRTIGIELGRGAGFDALGYLLEDPFRTVGGEKRLRSDFLLDVGQRVSFQAGPLYAAIHESIYGGVGGQSVTGWAAHRMREEFPEFAEDGTYLTGEHVFPWQFDEDPALRPFKQAAGELAAHEWTSPPYDAAVLSDAPLIAAAAIYLDDIFVPFEDSLATGHTFRDLRPMVTNRFQHNGISEDGAGILGELFRLADER